DNA sequence from the Falco peregrinus isolate bFalPer1 chromosome 1, bFalPer1.pri, whole genome shotgun sequence genome:
GGCAGGGCCCTGGCCTGGGCggtgtggggagctggggcagtgACAGGGTTGCTTTTGTGCTCTCCTCACTGGGGGCCATGGGCTTGCCTTTGTGCTCTCCTCACCAGGGACATGGCCCCCAGCTACTGAAAGAGCTGCTTTTGAGCGTTGCTGATGTCTCAAAAAGATAAAGAATAAACATGAAACGAAAACAGAAAGGTTTAGTTTTCTTCCTTAGAAAACaagttgggtatttttttccagaagcattAGGAACAACAGGATCCCTGTGAGAGGGGGCAGAGGTAAATCCACTgtcagcagcaagaaaaaaaacaatagcagcaagaaaaataattaaccgAGGCTTCATGgttcatttcagttttccttcaaaGCTGCAAGCAGCCTGTTCTGCTAACCTAGTGATCTGTCTTGGGGAGTCTGCAAGCATCCAGCCAAACAGGAAAGCAAGCCCTTCTGGGAGGGCGAGAGCCAAGCAGCGAGGGCatgcccgggggggggggggggcggctgccATGGGGATGCGGTGTGGGCAGTCCTGCcatgctgctttccctgctgtggcCCAGATCCAGCTGGAGAGTCTGCCACGGCTCCGGATTAGAAGTAAACACTGGGGAAAGCAGCCCCGCTGatcccagctgcagcctttgAGCACTGGATGCTCAGGATCAGAGTAGAACTGTGGGGTTCATAAACAAACGCATAAAGCTTGACCTGAAGCAAAGAAATTCAATCCAATTGCAACTGCAAGCCAGCCCCTCCATGAGATGATCCTCATTATCCAGTGACAGCTTCAAAAGCAACTCTTCAAGGACATATGGGCATACAGTGCTGATTAAAAAATCAGTACTGTATGTTTTTCGTTTAAAACATTATGCACCGTAAGTGCTGTGTTTCAGTCACACTGCTTGTCTTCTGATACCTAATGTTATCCTAAAACAGGATTTGTGATGCCTTGATTTTAATTGCGTTGATGCCTTGATGTATTTAGAGTGCTTagatcttttttcttgttttttcaagCAGATaactgcagagaagaaaagacattCCAGTGTGTCAGAAGGTCAGAGAACACCATAAATACAAATCAATCAGCTCATGAAAACATCACTAAATTTGTCTCAATCTGTAATAAACGCTCCAGACCTTCTGTGATTGCTTTGCTGGAGTTGCTAATTTATGCTGTTGATAGAAGAAGATTATGAACTGACTGTGTTGCAACCAGAATATTGGACATTAAGAGTTCATATAATCAACCTCCAGGtcatttcagctgctttaaaaacCTTTGCTTTCCATATATCAAAATCAATGCCAGACTGGTAGAGGAGAAGGCCACAGGATAGCATCCCTCAGGACCTCACAGCTAATGGCGTTGCTTTTTGCAGCTTGCCAATGGGCAAATCAGCACATGTGCTCCTGTCAGCCCCAACTGGGAGACCCACAGCGTCTCTTGCCCATCACAGCACTGGAGTCTGGGGTAAAAAGCCCACAGCGTTGGGTAAAAAGCTTGCtgagggaggagaaggcagcactgTGAGATAAGAGCATAAGACGCTGATGTCGTAGCAGGGGATATAGGACTCCAAAGCAATGTTCAGAACtgtttcaaaatgcagtttgtTTTGGGTGGGGAGCTCACTGGCATACGGAGGAACACTATTGCTCTGACTTTGTGATTTATACAACTCCTTAAAAATAGGATAAAACACCATGACAAGCCCACAAATTCACGCCAATAGAGTGTGTGCTGACCTCTTAAACTCCAGAACTGACAGCTTCAGCCAGTAGGACTAGAAATGCTATAAAGCACTAGtgatttttctgaacagaaggaaaacagaaaaatcgTATTGTTTACTCCTTGACTTAAAATGCTCAAAACTGTCGCATTcaggaatgtattttttcctttctctatcTTTTGGGAACAGCatgattattttctaaatgcacTACAGTGCACCAGCTGCACCATCTCAGGCTTGATAACCCTTGCACGCTTACCCCATAAAAGCATCCCTGAATTATCACAAAAAACAGTCAGGGCCAGATATATGCGGATGAGTTTCCATCAGATGAATTTGTCTTACTGGCTTTTGAAGCAAGTTTTCACTGCCACCGTAGACGCACAGCATTTGTATATTTCATTCCAATTCATCACAAGCcactttaaactgaaaaaaataaaatgtacaatTTTTCAGAACTTACTGAAGTATATGGAGCTAGCAGAGAAACTATAGTGAGTCtcaaacaaaagttaaaaatggaCATATAAGCTACAGCTACAAGACAGAAGTACAGATGAGGGAAAAAATACACCTAGCATTAGGTAATCATTGGCAAGAAATGAGGcatgaaaaaaatggtatttctgtTCTAATTGCTACTGTATCAacatacattttcttaaatcttaGCTGTTAAAAGCCATAGTACAGACTTATAGGATGGTTGCCACATATCCCTCATTCACAATATTTTCACTGCCAACTATGTCTGCTAACCAAACTAAATTATCAGAAAGGAAGAGTTGCTGTCCTGACAAGAAAGCAGCTCTCCCCTGCTGCTACATGCATTGCTTTTCACCGTGCTTATGGAGAGTACACAGGCCACAAGCCCTCCTGCCAAGCAAGCTCTTGTCAGCTGCCAGCAGTGTCCCCTAACTTCCATTTCTGTTTACGGCTGATCAGGTAGACTCCTCAGGATGTGGACACCCAGGGGCAAAATCAGGTATGTCTCCTTGGCCAGTGCCAGGCAGGTGCAAGAGAACTGCCCCCTTCCCCATCAGCCAGGCACACATTACTCTGGTGCTGTGCCTGAGCAAATATCTCCTGAGTCATGGCAAGGCTCTATGTTGCTGTAGACGCAGCACTACATTAACCCACCTGGCAAGCTCGGAGTTGCTTCACTCTATCTGCACCCATCTCTGGCAAGGGATGAGTTGGTGTCCTGCGGTGGCTCAGCGGAGCCTATTTTCAGGCAGCTGAATTACAGGCATGTGGAGAACTGCCCAATGAAGCAGTGGAAGGCACATGTTCAGACAGCTTtcttgccttcccccccccccagcctatTAAACTCTCAAgcatcattttccttttaaaggctttagaaaaacatgcagaaagctGCATGCTTCCTTGGCAGTTTTACAGACCTGAAAGTAACTGGGAAGTGACAGGTCAGTAACTGTCAATACCCTTCTCCTCTTGGAGTGAAATGCCATGAGGGCTGAGTTGGAGCCtgcctctctctgcttcctgttttgaatttcattttcttcctctaatCTCCACCTGGCACCTAAACCTCCTAATTTTCTTGATGCTGTTCCAGGGAAAACAAGTCAGCATTCAAAGTTCAGTATTGCTTCAGTATCTAAAGGTACAATCTTGCTGTTGCTGCTAAAGAGCAGAACATCAGCAAAAATGGCTGTAGGCTGAAAACTATTGTAATGAAGCAAGTAAAGCTCTTTTTCAGGCcttacaaattatttaaaacccATTCCAGTCCATATCATGAAGTTCAAACCACACATGAGTAAGGCTGATAACTGAACTCTCTAGTCAGGGAATTAACTGAGTGAAAGCAAATCCCAAACTTTTGACACATAGAGTAcatttaagaggaaaaagataTCCGAAATAGCTGGAGGTATAGTTGTACACAGTAAAAGGTCTGCCCAGTAAAAATCAAGCGTAGGCATAAGTGCTATTCTGTAACTAGATGGTCTGACGACTGTTCCTTACTTGAGTTCATGTGCCAGTCTATACAGCACTGCTTactggaaaaaacacagaaagaaatacatcactggaagaaaaactatccccccttccccccagagTCTTATCATCCTTGCCAGAAAGGCAAATACTCAATCTGCTGCTTGATGCAGTTTGCACAAAGAAACAAGTTGTGGGAATAGCACTTTGGGCTGAAAAGTtgtctgtaaaagaaaatttattcctCTTTCCATGCAGactttcttccctttgctgGTGGTTGCTTCACTTCACTTGGTTCATTCTAAAGgagaaagatcagaaaaatcCTGTTTGCATCTCCTAAGCACCGCATTCTCACCTTCAAAGTGGGTTACAGCTCTAGAACTTAGTATTTCTGACATTGCAATTGTGCTGGAGTGCAGACTGACTCAAAAAATCTTTGGCCTGTGCTGCAGGTATTTTCATACATGGTTAAGGGCACCTGAATTTTCTGCTAAGGCACTACAACAATAGTTAACCGATGCAACTCAGCTGATGGACTGGCAATTACTGAACACATATTTAAAAGTAATCAGGAAATAACAACTAGGgagaattttctttcagtttggcTGATCCCAGGTTTATTTCTCCAAGAAGCAAATATTAAtcaattaaagcatttttatgaaCGCCTGCATAACCTCATACACAGTATTTATTGTAATTAAAGACATAGCAGATGATTTCAGTTATCCTGATTTGCAAAGATGGTCCCTTAAGTAATGCAAAGCAGGGAGACAGCCACTCTAACCCAGGGACATTTtaattaacagcaaaataatttgattccaagagaaaacagcatgaCTTAATACACCTTGATATGCATTTCATATATCAAATTTTAAAGTTATaaccacaaaacccccacacaatTTAGATATGATCTGTAAATACAGGGCTGGTTGGAACACTAGCCATTTACCAAACAGGGGGGTAGGTATTCAGCTTGTTACTCAGCAACATCTCCTCGTCATTGCTGTTAATCACTGAAAACCTGTTTACTTTCCAACATGAGCTGTGACAccaggaaaggaggagagagtTTAGCTAGATGACTTTCAGCCTGCAATGAGAAAAACGAGGGGGGGAAAACCATTAATTTgaactaaaagaaaatgtttttgcaagTTTAACCATGACCAAGTAAGATTAAGCTTGGAGCCAAAGGCTGCTGGGAACAATGTTTGCTGCAGTCTCACCACACAGGGTCATGACCACAAGGGCAGCTTACAAAGGAATTGCTCCAAGCTCCTTCCCACCCATGTGCTGCGGCAGACTGTGGCGTGTTGTGCTCACAGTTACATGTGAGCCTGCACTGTAGAGACAATGAGCTGATctctgttacaaaaaaaaaagcatttccacgGGTTCCCCGAGTGGTTTTACAACACAGCACCCACAACAATGCACTGTTGGATGCCTTAGGCAAGCAATTCCactggcagaaaacaaaactttaaacTATGGAAACTTTAAACTGGAAAACTCACTGTACTTAATCTCTCTGCAGTGGCACTGGGGCTTGGCAAAGAACAGGTGCAGGGATGCTCCCCTGAAGACTCCAAACATATGCATTCAAGGACTGAGCATTGCACAACAGTCCTTGTTACATGCTAAGTAAGAAGACTGGAGGTACCAGAGTGTTAAATCTCACACTCTAGGCATGTGGTTCTCCCACCTCTCACCTTATGATAGCTCACAAGACCGTAGCAAACACAGCACAAAAGCTGCACTTGACACAGGCGATCCAAAGGGAAGAAAGCACAGCAGTGAGACCCCCAGAGCCAAAAAATTTGTCATGTCTTCACTCTTCCTTATCACACATGCACAAGGCCCCCACTCCTCATTAAATGAAGTCTTGAacatctgcaggcagagaagTTTAGAGATGTGCATTCATACCAGTCATGTCTTATTCTCTTCCTATAGCTCTGGCCAAGAATTTCAGCAAGTTGCTCATTTCAGAAATCTTGGCCTTGAGGTTCTGGCAACATGAAGTGATATTTGGACTGATGTGATTATTTAACACTAATGAGAAAAACACAAGTAAGCAAATACTCCACATATCAAACAGACAGCTGAAGCTGACCAACAGCGTTGTTGTAAAACACTACGGAtacactaaagaaaaataacataagaAGCTATTGCAGAAGATGTAAGGCCTTAAATGAGAACATAAAAGGAAGGACTCAAGCCTTCCCCACAGAGCCATGAAAGCAACAACATACCAGAAACAGACCAGCTATTTAGAGAAACTTGAAATCACTATGTCATGGCAGCAGAGTTAAACTatatgatctttaaaggtcccttccaactcaaatcATTCTAAAAGCCTATGATTTAATTCCTgcaacaaaataattacatgaCATAGCACAGTATAAGGTAAGTATGTATCAGCCTCTGAGAACTGTTTCAATTGTTCAAAACCCGTaatttaaaagcacaaatatatttttttaaaaaaaaagtaaaaagcaaaatggattTTGGGAAACAGAGCATACTGACACATCTCTAAAGACTATTTGTTGTAAGATGAACAAGTCTTGAACTTGGCTTTTCAGCATAATTGAGTCCACAGCAAAACATCACGGAAGTCCATCCTTTGAATCTGAGGGGTTCTATTTCATAGGAGAAAGCAGCTTTTGCCACTTCCTTTGATGTACCTGACCAATTTCTGTATCATTTATCATTTTGGCATTTTTAATCTGACCAGTATCATGCTTGGCCCAACACATTCACCATCTATATATGAGAAAGGCCCTCTTGGAAGGCCTTAAGTGAAACATCtttccaataaaaaaatacctcagTGTCAGTTTAATGCTATGCAAACACCTCAATCAATTCATCTTAGTAAGTAGCCCTTACTCAGCACACTGAACAATGTCAGTACATGATGCAGGAATCCAGTATCAGCATGATGCAGACAAACTAACAGCTATTAAAGGAATATGATCCCTTTTTTACAGCTAAACACGAAGATCATCAACTGAGCAAGGCACAGAATAGactttaaattaataaaacttaGCAGTTCCATTTCTCTTGTGTTTTGGTAACTACAATACATTTTCTTAAGATCTGCAAGTAAGAAGATAAATGCTCTATTCATTATTGACTCCACAGTAACCAAATAATTTATGCAATaaacagtaatttcttcttCTATAATAAAGAGTAAATATTTACCCATCTCACTCCTTCTGTTCCAGATCTGTTTATCAGGGACTATAAAACTCAAGACGATGCAGAATTTAACTCCACATGGCAGAACTGTGTACCTACCTACCTCTACCACCTTGCCAGTGCCGATGACCTACTTTTCAAGCAAATGAGGCACAGATAATCACGTGTAACTCTCTTGTCACCTTCCAAAAATCATTTGAACCTATGGGCTGTTTTGAATGAAGCGTGCCagacagcagaaggaagggcTCTCAGATAATACATGAGTCTCAGCATCTCTGGAAATCTCTTCTTGGAAGGGAACCCTGCAAAACTAGgtaagtaaaaagcaaaaagccaaaacattAAATCTTAGGTCTTGTTTATCAATTAAAGTCAAGGTTAGTATGGTCACAGTGCTCAACTAACTGGTTAGCACTCCGAGTCCTAACATACTGCCTGCAGTGGCACTATAAAATTCTTCAGCATCCAGGGCTCTTCCCTCACTGATGGGTAGGGTTATATCAGGAAACTATCATAGATCACTAGTCATATTTCCAGACATATCAAGCTGCCTAATAACAGACTCCATTTCCATCGCAAAAGTGTGCTACATATTGCCCAATCACTAACATTAATTCCAGCTGAACTTTTTCAGACTGAACAACTAATTCAACACCAGTTTCATATTTAAAGTTCTCAAAGAGCATACTGTTGGCAGGAAGCAGGAGACTTTGAAAGATATTAACCTGAAGGCACACATACCTATTATATCCAGTATATCACCGCGGTTTCTTTAAGATGCATAAAACACAGTACTACTTTAATATGGATGTGGTAAAATTTGACTAGCTTCCATACAGCACATAAAAAGTGCAAATCCATGTCAGATAGCCAGGGCTCCAATTTGGAGCTGGGGTTGCGTTTATGCCTAAAATGAATACTCACTATTTTTTCCACATGCAGTGAATAAAcgatccaggaaaaaaacccacacacaatAGTTACACCACCTGacaaatggggggggggggggggggggggcagggaagagacGAGACACAAACTAActacatctttatttttgtcaagtttttttaatacaaacaaaCATAAGTGAATCCCAGAAAGTCAGCAAAAACTATCTGAAGCTAAGCAGGATTTTTCTACCTCAGACCAGAAGAGGAAACATGACTTGCACTTAATGTCTGCCCTGCTTAGAGGTTGCATCGCTCTTGCTTAATGAGGTGTGCAAGCACAGTTAACTCTGCACATAACACTTTGGCAATAAAGGTTGCTCATTACATGCCTTTATATTAAGGATTATTTATAGGCCAGAATCATAGCAGACATTTGAGGCACACAGTACTGCTGAGAACTACTGCGGCATTTGTAGGCATCCATACAGGATGTAACTCAGAACTAAGGACTTGAACCCCACCAAAGGCTTCCCAACATGCTCCACAAAACTTTAAACCTACAGCAAGAAACCAAAGCGTGCAGCACATGCCATATGTGGATAGATTTCTCTGACTACTGTGCAAGAGCAACCAGACACATCTTTGGCATGGGAGCAGTTACGGAAGCAAAAGCTGTTGCACAGGGCATGCCGGGCAGTGCAGAGCTAGACAAGTATTCTCCTGCCTCCACTGTAGCACCTGCCTGGCTCAGGAAAGACTTCAGCCTCACACAGCATTCCCCTCGTCATGCCAGCCTTGggttaaacaaaagcaaaaagccaacacacacacagagctagCCAGCAGCTAGAGAGTATCCAGGCAGTGGGCTCAGGggctctctcttcactggctgtTTGGTGTTCAAGCGTTGCAACTCCTTTCACCTCAGCTTCCCCTGTACCTCTTCTGTTATCCCACCTCTGtgctttttattgcttcttGTTACTAACTTTACTCCTTGCTGTGTTCATTCCAAAAATGACTGAGCAAAGATAACATTGCTgccacatttttcctttatttcataGGTCTACCTTGTTGAAAGCTCTCTACTACTAAGCTCTCCACAGTGGGTTCAACCTACCAAGACACAGTTGTGCAACAAGAGATGCCCCCAGTACTGCCAGACTGTGGGTGACTGGCTTAGCAACAACACTCACCTGTGGGCTTCTGTGAGCACATTCCAACTCCAACCTAAAGATTACGAACTTGCATAACCAAGTCATCATTTCTTTCATGGTTTCAACAATTATATTTATTCCTTGGTTCAAAAGGTTTTGGTTCAACAGTTTTATAAACAGACTTCACAAAATGTGCAATATTTATAAACACAGTTCTTAGTTGCAGTGGTAGTAAGAATCTTTACTTTCATCATAAAGTTCACCTCATTTACACAACACAAGGTTGGTTTTGTtccccctcttctccctcccccaaTTGGCACTTCATTGTAAATTGgagaaactttaaaaagctaaaacatTAATCTACACATGATGTTATAAGCACCTTGCCACAATATTACATTCTAATAAggcaaatttttgttttgtaaagtcAGATTGTGCAACTTGGAGACCTATAGAAGGTGACAGAAATGCCAGCCTTCTCCTATAAGGAACTGGCCTTCATTTTTGCATCAAAGTTTTCACCCCTTCCACACCAccccccttaaaaaaaacaataaaagtaCACCTGATAATACAGCAGAATATACCCCTTACGGTGTGAAATTACAGTAGACAAAGGCTGAAAACATGGTGCATAGTACACAAAATAagactggttttaaaaataaaataaaaaagaaataagagaagaagaaggaacTGAACAACAAGCAACAATGGAATTTTTCTAGTGGAAGAAGATTTTGGGGTTTCATAAATAAGTggaaaattactaaaatactttgctatataatataaaaaagcacaaagtGTTTTCCAGTTGTCACCTAAGCACTAGATGCAACTTTGTAGGAGTAAGTATTTGGAGGCAGCTTTGAGCTCTGGTTGGTACAGGCATTCCAGCAGGGTAACGCTGccaacagcagaagaaatccACCCAGTAAGACACAAAAGCCACTGAAATAGAATGCAGTGTCATACTCCTGCGTCCAGTCGTAAAACCAACCTGAGGGTGAAAATAAGAGAACTGAATTAGTGAGGAGTTAAGTGTAACACAGCACCAAATTAGAGGAACATCATGAACGCCCCCGCCCCGAGAAAGGTCAAATCTAAAATACAGTTTGACAACTTAAGACAGGAAATGTGCTTTTCATCAAAGCCAAAATCAGAACACAATCAGCTTGGCCAGCTCAAGCAAAACAGgctttaattttcattgcagATTTTGATTTCATCTTTACACCGTTATTAAATCCAGCTAAAACTACTTGCATGCAAATTAATTCTGTCCAGCCCTGGCAAGCTTATGTTCATTTTATAGTATCTACCTTGACCTTACCTACAATTGGTGGTCCGAGGCTATTTCCAAGTCCAGCAAAGAACATCAATATCCCATACGCGTGAGTCAGTTTCTCAATTCCCACAGTCTTCGTTGTTACATATGGAAAAATGGACCAGTTCCCAGTcagaaaacccaaaaccccagaaAGCATCGCTAATGTAAGGTAACTTTTGGCAAATGGAATTGCAAACAAGGCCACTCCTGTCATTAGTAAGGTAGTTACGTATAGATATAAAGTGTTAACCCACTTGAAATCTGCCAGTATTCCCAAGGTAAGTTTGCCCACAGCAGTCATAATGCCTATAATGGAAATAAGGGGCATACGATAATCATCTTCATTAATGTTTGCACTTCTTGCTACATCCTCCATGAGCAGAGAAGGAGGAAATCCACCAACATCAAAGAGCAAGATGGCAACAAAGAGAGctgaaaatactttgttcttAAAAAGAACCACGGTTTCCTCCCAGTAGTTTAAATAGAGCTGCCACTTCTTTTTGGCGAGTTGCTTGCAGAAGTTTGTCTGTTCTACAACTTTCTTTTTATAAGTGTCTTTCTCATTTACATTTATTGAGCTTAATacattcttatttaaaatgctaTCCTGTTTGTATTCAGGCATATTGTTCACACATTTTTCATCAATGTAGCCCTTTTCAAGGATGCTTATATTTTCTTcaacagtcttttctttttcatggtaAACAAAATATTGATCTGGGACTTTGTTTACACACGTTTTTTCTGGTGGAAGGGAATCAGATGACTCTAACGGTCTCATTAGGCTGCCACATGCTAATATATTTAGAGACAGTGCACCAACTATTAGCAGACAACCGTCCAGCCCATAGAGCTCAATAAGCTCTCTTTGCAATGCTGCATATATGAAGAGTCCAACACTTGAACCTATAAAACGAAAATAAAATCCGTATAAACCGAAGAACTGAGAACATTCTTCAACACTAACAAGCTTCTACATTTCAGCAGCTATAAATAACACTATCACAGGAATGGTAAGTCATTTGTGTTCCTCTCTCCCCAGTCTAATGAACTGGTAAGTTATCATCCTGCTTGAGGTTAGTTTCTTTACTGAGTATCCAAAAAGTAAACCGCCTTTCAAAATATCTGAATAATTTATGACAATTAAAACTAGCAGAAAACTAGCAGACACTTTAGAAACAAGCAGGATCAGTACTGTAACTGATGAAAAACATCACAGAACTATTAAGCCGTCCTTCTGCATGCACTCACAT
Encoded proteins:
- the SLC16A9 gene encoding monocarboxylate transporter 9 codes for the protein MVFRKPPDGGWGWVIVVVSFFTQFLCYGSPLAVGVLYLEWLDAFGEGKGKTAWVGSLANGIGLLASPVCSICVSSFGARPVAIFSGFMVAGGLMMSSFAPNIYFLYISYGIVVGLGCGLLYTATVTITCHYFDKRRGLALGLISTGSSVGLFIYAALQRELIELYGLDGCLLIVGALSLNILACGSLMRPLESSDSLPPEKTCVNKVPDQYFVYHEKEKTVEENISILEKGYIDEKCVNNMPEYKQDSILNKNVLSSINVNEKDTYKKKVVEQTNFCKQLAKKKWQLYLNYWEETVVLFKNKVFSALFVAILLFDVGGFPPSLLMEDVARSANINEDDYRMPLISIIGIMTAVGKLTLGILADFKWVNTLYLYVTTLLMTGVALFAIPFAKSYLTLAMLSGVLGFLTGNWSIFPYVTTKTVGIEKLTHAYGILMFFAGLGNSLGPPIVGWFYDWTQEYDTAFYFSGFCVLLGGFLLLLAALPCWNACTNQSSKLPPNTYSYKVASSA